A genomic window from Candidatus Eisenbacteria bacterium includes:
- a CDS encoding PilN domain-containing protein, with protein MTRIDLIPPETLTARGINRRLRVWGKRLGLLAVAATALLIGMVHAAAGEEARLLKLTGRYSLLQERVQRAESLIAERDRLARYREVIDRIRGDRTAVGYLVKMGETLTPDAYLSGMQMNLCPYNDSRIWGGLTDKGCSAHLRIEGLARGHREVGMVIRQMALSGEFGSVSLVSVLEKEGSSDGNVEFEIVCALDPGGGEQ; from the coding sequence ATGACGCGCATCGACCTGATCCCGCCGGAGACCCTCACGGCTCGCGGAATCAATCGTCGGCTCCGCGTTTGGGGGAAGCGGCTCGGCCTTCTCGCGGTCGCCGCGACGGCGCTTCTGATCGGGATGGTGCACGCCGCCGCCGGCGAGGAGGCGCGGCTCCTGAAACTGACCGGGCGGTACTCCCTCCTTCAAGAGCGCGTGCAACGCGCCGAGAGCCTCATAGCCGAGCGGGACCGCCTCGCCCGATACCGCGAGGTGATCGACCGGATCCGAGGGGACCGGACCGCCGTCGGGTACCTGGTCAAGATGGGGGAGACGCTCACGCCGGACGCCTATCTGAGCGGCATGCAGATGAACCTTTGTCCCTATAACGATTCCCGAATTTGGGGCGGGCTGACCGACAAGGGGTGCTCCGCCCATCTTCGTATCGAGGGTCTGGCGCGGGGTCACCGCGAGGTGGGCATGGTGATCCGGCAGATGGCGCTCTCCGGCGAGTTCGGTTCGGTCTCCCTCGTCTCGGTCTTGGAGAAAGAGGGATCCTCCGACGGAAACGTGGAGTTCGAAATCGTTTGCGCGCTCGATCCGGGCGGCGGCGAGCAATAG
- the pilO gene encoding type 4a pilus biogenesis protein PilO: MFKDPKQVDLFGGLLAAAMIAGAAFLFSVRAVKPYIQTRAELGSFEEAVQILSDAEGSVDRLDAEIRRVGAEIAASEALLPRDLNLDSFLEQLGDLAASTGTRIEKLTPFGVEEYRLYRALPLEVTVSGSFLAIYEFLDRVENGARLSRIEELKMRGRRSEGECEAEMRLALYFAHEEMN; the protein is encoded by the coding sequence GTGTTTAAGGATCCGAAACAGGTGGACCTTTTCGGCGGGCTGCTCGCGGCGGCGATGATCGCCGGCGCCGCCTTTCTGTTTTCGGTCCGCGCGGTGAAGCCCTACATCCAAACCCGCGCCGAACTGGGCTCCTTCGAGGAGGCGGTGCAGATCCTCTCCGACGCGGAGGGGAGCGTGGATCGGCTCGACGCCGAGATCCGGCGCGTGGGGGCCGAGATCGCCGCGAGTGAGGCCCTCCTCCCGCGGGACCTGAACCTGGATTCCTTTTTGGAGCAACTCGGCGACCTGGCCGCGTCCACCGGAACGCGGATCGAGAAACTGACCCCCTTCGGCGTGGAGGAATACCGGCTTTATCGCGCCCTCCCGTTGGAGGTGACCGTCTCCGGTTCCTTCCTCGCGATCTACGAATTTCTGGACCGGGTGGAGAACGGGGCCCGTCTCAGCCGGATCGAGGAACTGAAGATGCGGGGACGGCGGAGCGAAGGCGAATGCGAGGCGGAGATGAGGCTCGCCCTCTACTTCGCTCACGAGGAGATGAACTGA